The following coding sequences are from one Betaproteobacteria bacterium window:
- the flhA gene encoding flagellar biosynthesis protein FlhA, whose protein sequence is MASATLSVQNLLGRFNLTQLAAPVLVLLILAMMVLPLPAFLLDVLFTFNIALSVLVLLVAVNTRKTLDFSVFPTVLLVTTLLRLSLNVASTRIVMLEGHTGPDAAGKVIEAFGHFLVGGNFAVGIIVFFILVVINFVVITKGAGRVAEVSARFTLDAMPGKQMAIDADLNAGLIGEEDARRRRTDIAREAEFFGSMDGASKFVRGDAIAGIVIMLINVVGGLIVGVFQHNMEVALAARNYTLLTIGDGLVAQVPGLIISIAAGMVVTRVSDDRDVGQQFLGQMFRNWRVMALTAGIVGLLGLIPGMPNLVFLLMAAVLGWATWRMMDAEAKAIPAPVAVAPAPSPEVQEASWADVAPLDVLGLEVGYRLIPLVDKAQDGELLRRIRGIRKKFAQEVGFLVSPVHIRDNLELKPNAYRILLKGVEVGRGEAFPGQYLAINPGRVAGTVAGTATTDPAFGLPAVWINAGEREQAQALGYTVVDSSTVVATHLNHLILTHAAELLGRQEVQQLLDHLGKEMPKLVEDLVPKILPLGVLQKVLQNLLEEGVHIRDVRSIIETLADAAPRTQNADDLTVQVRTALGRAIVQQLFPGAGEVQVMTLDPSLERLLAQAVAGGGENASFEPGLADTLVRETMQSARRQEELGLAAVLIVPASLRLLLSRFLRRSVPQLKVLAHNEIPETRIIKVTSIIGGRA, encoded by the coding sequence ATGGCCAGCGCCACCCTGAGCGTGCAGAACCTGCTGGGCCGGTTCAACCTGACCCAGCTTGCCGCGCCGGTGCTCGTGCTACTCATCCTGGCGATGATGGTCCTGCCCCTGCCGGCCTTTCTGCTGGATGTGCTGTTCACCTTCAACATCGCCCTGTCGGTCCTGGTTCTCCTGGTGGCCGTCAATACGCGCAAGACCCTCGACTTCTCGGTCTTTCCCACTGTGCTGCTGGTGACGACCCTGCTGCGCCTGTCGCTCAACGTTGCCTCCACGCGCATCGTCATGCTCGAGGGCCACACCGGCCCCGATGCGGCCGGCAAGGTCATCGAGGCCTTCGGTCACTTCCTGGTGGGCGGCAATTTCGCGGTCGGGATCATCGTTTTCTTCATCCTGGTGGTCATCAACTTCGTCGTGATCACCAAGGGCGCCGGGCGCGTGGCGGAGGTCTCGGCGCGTTTCACCCTGGACGCCATGCCGGGCAAGCAGATGGCCATCGATGCCGACCTCAATGCCGGACTCATCGGTGAAGAGGATGCCCGCCGGCGGCGCACCGATATTGCGCGGGAAGCCGAGTTTTTCGGCTCCATGGACGGTGCTTCAAAGTTCGTGCGGGGCGATGCCATCGCCGGCATCGTCATCATGCTCATCAACGTCGTCGGCGGTCTGATCGTCGGCGTCTTCCAGCACAACATGGAAGTGGCCCTCGCCGCGCGCAACTACACCCTGCTGACCATCGGCGACGGTCTCGTGGCTCAGGTTCCCGGCCTCATCATCTCCATCGCCGCTGGCATGGTGGTGACGCGGGTGTCCGACGACAGGGACGTGGGGCAGCAGTTTCTCGGGCAAATGTTCCGCAACTGGCGGGTCATGGCCCTTACCGCCGGTATTGTCGGCCTGCTGGGGCTCATCCCGGGCATGCCCAACCTGGTCTTCCTCCTCATGGCTGCCGTCCTGGGCTGGGCCACGTGGAGGATGATGGACGCCGAGGCCAAGGCCATCCCCGCGCCCGTCGCCGTCGCCCCGGCGCCGTCCCCCGAGGTGCAGGAAGCCAGTTGGGCCGACGTCGCCCCCCTCGACGTTCTCGGGCTGGAAGTGGGCTATCGTCTCATTCCCCTGGTTGATAAGGCCCAGGATGGCGAACTGCTGCGGCGCATCCGGGGCATCCGCAAGAAATTCGCCCAGGAAGTCGGCTTCCTGGTGTCGCCGGTCCATATCCGCGACAACCTGGAACTCAAGCCCAACGCCTACCGCATCCTCCTCAAGGGCGTCGAGGTGGGCCGGGGCGAAGCCTTTCCCGGGCAGTATCTGGCCATCAACCCGGGGCGGGTTGCCGGGACCGTCGCCGGTACCGCCACCACCGACCCCGCCTTCGGGCTTCCCGCCGTGTGGATCAACGCTGGCGAACGCGAGCAAGCCCAGGCCCTGGGCTACACCGTGGTCGATTCCTCCACCGTGGTCGCCACTCATCTCAATCACCTGATCCTCACCCACGCCGCCGAGCTTCTGGGGCGCCAGGAGGTGCAGCAGTTGCTCGATCACCTGGGCAAGGAAATGCCCAAGCTGGTCGAGGATCTCGTCCCCAAGATCCTTCCCCTGGGCGTCCTGCAGAAGGTTCTGCAAAACCTGCTGGAAGAGGGGGTGCATATCCGCGACGTGCGCTCCATCATCGAAACCCTGGCCGATGCCGCGCCGCGGACCCAGAACGCCGACGATTTGACCGTCCAGGTACGCACGGCCCTCGGACGCGCCATTGTCCAGCAACTCTTCCCGGGGGCGGGCGAAGTTCAGGTCATGACCCTGGATCCCTCCCTGGAGCGCCTGCTCGCCCAGGCCGTCGCGGGCGGGGGCGAGAACGCCAGCTTCGAGCCCGGCCTGGCCGACACCCTGGTGCGGGAGACGATGCAGTCCGCCCGCCGCCAGGAGGAACTGGGGCTGGCCGCCGTCCTCATCGTCCCGGCCAGCCTGCGTCTGCTGCTGTCGCGCTTCCTGCGCCGCTCGGTGCCGCAGCTCAAGGTTCTGGCCCATAACGAAATTCCCGAAACCCGCATCATCAAGGTGACCTCGATCATCGGAGGCAGAGCATGA
- a CDS encoding chemotaxis response regulator protein-glutamate methylesterase, protein MNSRIRVLVVDDSALMRGLLTEMIGAFPDLEVVGAAPDAQAAREMIKALNPDVLTLDVQMPGMDGLVFLERLMRLRPMPVVMVSAYTEAGSDTTLRALELGAVDFIGKPRSDAGQTMEEYAEDLAEKLRAARGARLRTLPLPVAAAPARANVPVNRGGIINKIIFVGASTGGTEAIKHFLSGVPADCPPILIVQHMPESFTASFAKRLDSLSAPRVIEAAGNERVEPGTVYIAPGHSHLRIRRGASGFTTELQSTPPVNRHRPSVDVLFDSAAEVVGRQAVATILTGMGKDGAQGLLRLRQAGARTFGQDEGSCVVYGMPREAFLVGAVEEQCSLADMARKVLAAAGR, encoded by the coding sequence ATGAACTCCAGGATACGCGTCCTCGTCGTCGACGATTCCGCCCTGATGCGCGGGCTCCTGACCGAAATGATCGGCGCCTTCCCCGACCTCGAAGTCGTCGGGGCCGCCCCCGACGCCCAGGCGGCGCGGGAGATGATCAAGGCGCTCAACCCGGACGTGCTGACCCTGGACGTGCAAATGCCGGGCATGGACGGCCTGGTCTTCCTCGAACGTCTGATGCGTTTGCGCCCCATGCCGGTGGTCATGGTTTCCGCCTATACCGAGGCCGGTTCCGACACCACCCTGCGCGCCCTGGAACTCGGGGCCGTCGATTTCATCGGCAAGCCCCGTTCCGACGCCGGGCAGACCATGGAGGAGTACGCCGAGGATCTGGCCGAGAAGCTGCGCGCCGCGCGGGGCGCGCGCTTGCGCACCTTGCCGCTTCCGGTTGCGGCCGCGCCCGCACGGGCCAACGTTCCCGTCAATCGAGGAGGCATCATCAACAAGATCATCTTCGTCGGGGCCTCGACGGGGGGTACCGAAGCCATCAAGCACTTCCTGTCCGGCGTGCCGGCAGACTGCCCGCCCATTCTGATCGTGCAGCACATGCCCGAATCATTTACGGCGTCTTTCGCCAAGCGGCTCGACAGTCTCTCCGCCCCGCGGGTCATCGAAGCGGCGGGCAACGAGCGGGTCGAGCCCGGCACGGTCTATATCGCTCCCGGTCACTCGCATCTGCGTATCCGGCGCGGGGCGTCGGGCTTCACCACCGAGTTGCAGTCCACGCCGCCGGTCAATCGTCACCGCCCGTCCGTGGACGTGCTCTTCGATTCGGCGGCAGAAGTCGTCGGGCGGCAGGCGGTCGCGACCATCCTTACCGGCATGGGCAAGGATGGCGCCCAGGGGCTTCTGCGCCTGCGCCAGGCGGGAGCACGGACCTTCGGTCAGGACGAAGGCAGTTGTGTGGTGTACGGCATGCCGCGGGAGGCCTTCCTGGTCGGCGCGGTCGAGGAGCAGTGCAGCCTGGCCGATATGGCGCGCAAAGTCCTTGCTGCGGCGGGGCGTTGA
- the cheD gene encoding chemoreceptor glutamine deamidase CheD — MSTHAFDEHLATNRYFDRHFEAQAAKILPGEYFVTTQDMLLVTVLGSCVAACIRDVDSGVGGMNHFMLPDEGGREVLSTSARYGTYAMEVLINHLLKLGARRNRLEAKVFGGGAVMESLSSSNVGVRNAEFVLKFLNTEKVPVVAKDLLDSYPRKVYYFPKSGRVLVKKLHRVHNDTLFSREREYKTRLSTAKVEGDVELFV, encoded by the coding sequence GTGAGCACCCACGCCTTCGACGAACATCTGGCGACCAATCGCTACTTCGACCGGCATTTCGAGGCCCAGGCGGCCAAGATTCTGCCGGGGGAGTATTTCGTCACCACCCAGGACATGTTGCTGGTGACCGTCCTGGGCTCCTGCGTCGCGGCCTGCATCCGCGATGTGGATTCGGGGGTGGGCGGCATGAATCACTTCATGCTTCCCGACGAAGGGGGACGCGAAGTGCTGAGTACCTCCGCCCGCTACGGCACCTATGCCATGGAAGTGCTCATCAATCACCTCCTGAAACTGGGGGCGCGCCGCAATCGTCTGGAGGCCAAGGTCTTCGGGGGGGGCGCGGTCATGGAGAGCCTTTCGAGCAGCAACGTCGGGGTGAGGAACGCCGAGTTCGTGCTCAAGTTCTTGAATACGGAAAAGGTGCCCGTCGTCGCCAAGGACCTGCTCGATTCCTATCCCCGCAAGGTGTACTACTTTCCCAAGAGCGGTCGCGTGCTGGTCAAGAAGCTGCACCGGGTGCACAACGACACCCTCTTCAGCCGCGAGCGCGAATACAAGACGCGGCTCAGCACGGCCAAGGTGGAAGGCGATGTCGAACTCTTCGTCTAA
- the flhB gene encoding flagellar type III secretion system protein FlhB, translated as MAEESDLDRTEAPTGRRLEQAREQGQVPHSRELGTFLTLIVSASALWLAGGWFAQGALALTRKGLALDSGSLKEPGQMLVRFADIGGDAVLLMAPLLALLVLAALLPPFFLNAWVFAPKALAPDLKRLNPLTGFGRMFSWHSLAELTKAILKALLVGGVAALLLWHTQDEIFGLVGEPIERGVGHAGHLVVFSFMVLVGILALVVVADVPFQLWQYFDRLKMTRDEVRQEMKEMLGDPQVKGRIRSLQMQAARKRMMAAVPKADVVVTNPTHYAVALAYQEGMAAPRVVAKGTGEIARRMREIAAAHAVPLLEAPPLARALYKHVNLDAEIPGKLYAAVAEVLAYVYQLSQWKVRGGQIPVPPRDLPVPAELVPEAN; from the coding sequence ATGGCGGAAGAGAGCGACCTCGACAGAACAGAAGCGCCCACGGGCAGGCGACTCGAGCAAGCCCGCGAGCAGGGTCAGGTCCCCCATTCCCGCGAACTCGGCACCTTTCTTACCCTGATCGTCTCCGCCTCGGCCCTTTGGCTGGCCGGCGGCTGGTTCGCCCAGGGGGCCCTGGCGCTCACCCGCAAGGGGCTTGCTCTCGACTCCGGCAGCCTGAAGGAACCCGGTCAGATGCTGGTGCGCTTTGCCGATATCGGCGGTGACGCCGTGCTGCTCATGGCGCCGCTCCTCGCCCTGCTGGTTCTGGCTGCGCTTCTTCCTCCCTTCTTTCTCAACGCCTGGGTTTTCGCGCCCAAGGCACTGGCTCCCGACCTGAAGCGGCTCAATCCCCTGACCGGCTTCGGCCGCATGTTCTCGTGGCACAGCCTGGCCGAACTGACCAAGGCCATCCTGAAGGCGCTCCTGGTGGGCGGGGTCGCCGCACTGCTGCTGTGGCATACCCAGGATGAAATCTTCGGTCTGGTGGGGGAGCCCATCGAGCGGGGCGTGGGACACGCCGGCCACCTCGTTGTTTTTTCCTTCATGGTTCTGGTCGGCATCCTGGCCCTGGTGGTCGTGGCTGACGTGCCCTTCCAGCTCTGGCAATACTTTGATCGCCTGAAGATGACGCGCGACGAAGTGCGGCAGGAAATGAAGGAAATGCTCGGCGACCCCCAGGTCAAGGGCCGCATCCGCAGCCTTCAGATGCAGGCCGCCCGCAAGCGCATGATGGCGGCGGTTCCCAAGGCCGACGTGGTGGTGACCAACCCGACCCACTACGCTGTCGCCCTGGCTTACCAGGAGGGTATGGCGGCCCCCCGGGTGGTCGCCAAGGGCACGGGCGAAATCGCCCGGCGCATGCGTGAGATTGCCGCGGCCCACGCCGTGCCCCTGCTCGAGGCACCGCCCCTGGCCCGGGCCCTGTACAAGCACGTGAACCTGGATGCCGAAATTCCCGGCAAGCTCTACGCGGCGGTGGCCGAAGTGCTCGCCTACGTCTACCAGCTCTCCCAGTGGAAGGTGCGCGGCGGGCAGATTCCCGTGCCCCCCCGCGATCTGCCCGTTCCCGCCGAACTCGTGCCGGAGGCCAACTAA
- a CDS encoding chemotaxis protein CheV, whose product MEMVENKNLLDSVDARTRLAGSNKMEILLFSLGTRETFGINVFKVREVGRTPHITKTPNMPRGVEGLISLRGNVIPVLSLAPFLQLEGRPPGLGKTMMVAEYSKRTLGFLVQDVDRIIRVDWERVKAPESVLTANQGLITAVIELESGHLVSILDVEQILANAFGEAVIIDIPPARVDEDTSVFFVDDSIVARRKITEVLEKLGVRHKHATNGAEAWTRLQAIAAHAHQTGRRMRDEVRLVLVDAEMPEMDGYVLTKNIKSDPRFEGVPIVMHSSLSSEANRAMGKSVGVDAYVAKFDAEALADTLRPLLER is encoded by the coding sequence ATGGAAATGGTCGAAAACAAGAATCTGCTGGATAGCGTCGATGCGCGCACGCGGCTCGCCGGTTCCAACAAAATGGAAATCCTGCTCTTCTCTCTGGGCACGCGGGAGACTTTCGGGATCAACGTCTTCAAGGTGCGCGAGGTGGGGCGTACACCCCACATCACCAAGACGCCCAATATGCCTCGGGGTGTCGAGGGGCTCATTTCGCTGCGCGGCAACGTCATTCCGGTGCTCTCGCTGGCCCCCTTCCTTCAACTCGAGGGGCGGCCTCCGGGTCTGGGCAAGACCATGATGGTGGCCGAGTACTCCAAGCGGACCCTGGGTTTCCTCGTACAGGACGTTGATCGCATCATTCGGGTGGATTGGGAACGGGTCAAGGCCCCAGAGAGCGTGCTGACTGCCAATCAGGGCCTCATCACGGCGGTCATCGAGCTGGAGAGCGGTCACCTGGTTTCCATCCTCGACGTCGAGCAGATCCTCGCCAATGCATTCGGTGAAGCGGTCATCATCGACATTCCTCCGGCCCGGGTCGACGAGGACACCAGCGTTTTCTTCGTGGACGACTCCATCGTGGCCCGGCGCAAGATTACCGAGGTGCTCGAGAAGCTGGGCGTGCGTCACAAACACGCCACCAACGGGGCCGAAGCCTGGACCCGCCTGCAGGCCATCGCCGCCCACGCTCATCAGACGGGCCGTCGCATGCGTGACGAAGTCAGGCTGGTGCTGGTCGATGCCGAAATGCCCGAAATGGACGGCTATGTGCTGACCAAGAACATCAAGAGCGACCCGCGTTTCGAGGGGGTGCCCATCGTCATGCATTCGTCGCTTTCTTCCGAGGCCAACCGGGCCATGGGCAAGTCTGTCGGCGTGGACGCCTACGTGGCCAAATTCGACGCCGAGGCCCTGGCCGATACCTTGCGACCCTTGCTCGAACGCTGA
- a CDS encoding chemotaxis protein CheA produces MSDFGGMEDLLQDFLQEAHDLLSDVDNKLVDLERMPDDRGLLNDIFRGFHTIKGGAGFLNATELVTLCHLTENLFDRLRNAELHLSPELMDTIMAATKGVREMFGELSQAVQPQPADPEVLAALHAALGEGAAGHAPVAAPPPPAAAPAAPAAAAPAAEGGPDWNALHAAAAGQPSPAPAAPVPAPTPAASAEMIVQPAGTPAPAAASAAAPAPYGRRSTDKPGASSVGRRTDERARENTIRVDTARLDQVLNLSGEIGLTKNRLTSLRADILAGKSDSETLHALDQAVSQLDLLVSDLQNSVMKTRMQPIGRLFQKYPRIARDLARQLGKDVELVLAGEETEVDKTMIEDLADPLIHLIRNAVDHGVEIPPERKAAGKPEKSLVRLEARQEGDHIVLIIADDGKGMSAERIRAKAVEKGLISEEEANTLDERQSLNLIFLPGFSTKTQISDVSGRGVGMDVVKTNIQKLNGSIDIRSEPGKGSVFVISLPLTLAILPVLLVLLGDQPFALPLSLVREILPIEHDKIQEVGGKETLVVRGEVLPVISLARLLGWPLDRHPEYGVFMQTAERSFILGVDSFAGRDDAVIKSLEDFRPRGVAGVTTLSNGQIVLILDMKELLSDLGQHPDVDRGMRALQLA; encoded by the coding sequence ATGAGCGACTTTGGCGGCATGGAGGATCTGCTGCAGGATTTCCTGCAGGAAGCCCACGACCTGTTGTCCGACGTGGATAACAAGCTCGTCGATCTGGAACGCATGCCCGATGATCGCGGGCTGTTGAACGACATCTTCCGCGGCTTCCACACCATCAAGGGGGGCGCCGGGTTCCTCAACGCCACGGAGCTGGTCACCCTCTGCCATCTCACCGAGAACCTTTTCGACCGCCTGCGCAACGCCGAGCTTCACCTCAGCCCGGAGTTGATGGACACCATCATGGCGGCGACCAAGGGAGTGCGGGAGATGTTCGGCGAGCTTTCCCAGGCGGTCCAGCCCCAGCCGGCCGACCCGGAAGTTCTCGCAGCGCTCCATGCCGCCCTGGGTGAAGGGGCGGCGGGGCATGCCCCAGTTGCGGCGCCTCCGCCTCCGGCGGCTGCGCCGGCGGCGCCCGCTGCGGCGGCGCCGGCTGCCGAGGGGGGGCCGGACTGGAACGCCCTGCATGCCGCTGCGGCTGGCCAACCCAGTCCAGCACCGGCGGCCCCGGTACCGGCCCCGACGCCGGCTGCATCGGCCGAAATGATCGTCCAGCCAGCCGGAACGCCGGCACCCGCGGCAGCGTCCGCTGCGGCGCCTGCGCCCTATGGCCGGCGTTCGACGGACAAGCCAGGTGCCAGTTCCGTCGGCCGTCGCACCGACGAGCGTGCACGGGAAAACACGATTCGGGTCGATACGGCCCGCCTGGACCAGGTGCTCAACCTCTCTGGCGAAATCGGCCTGACCAAGAACCGTCTCACCAGCCTGCGGGCCGACATCCTGGCTGGAAAGAGTGATTCGGAAACCCTGCATGCCCTCGATCAGGCGGTGAGCCAGCTTGATTTGCTGGTCTCGGACCTGCAGAACTCGGTCATGAAGACCCGCATGCAGCCCATCGGCCGCTTGTTCCAGAAATATCCCCGCATCGCCCGGGATCTGGCACGGCAACTGGGCAAGGACGTCGAACTCGTCCTGGCGGGTGAGGAAACCGAAGTCGACAAGACCATGATCGAGGATCTGGCCGATCCCCTCATCCACCTGATCCGCAATGCCGTCGATCATGGCGTCGAGATTCCTCCGGAGCGCAAGGCGGCCGGCAAGCCGGAAAAGAGCCTTGTCCGGCTGGAGGCGCGCCAGGAAGGCGATCACATCGTCCTCATCATCGCCGACGACGGCAAGGGCATGAGCGCCGAGCGCATCCGTGCCAAGGCCGTGGAGAAAGGCCTGATTTCGGAAGAGGAAGCCAATACCCTGGACGAACGCCAGAGTCTCAATCTCATCTTCCTGCCCGGTTTCTCGACCAAGACACAGATTTCCGACGTCTCGGGGCGCGGGGTCGGCATGGACGTGGTCAAGACCAACATCCAGAAGCTCAACGGCTCCATCGACATTCGCTCCGAGCCAGGCAAGGGATCGGTCTTCGTCATCTCCCTGCCGCTGACCCTCGCCATCCTGCCGGTGCTTCTGGTGCTGCTGGGCGACCAGCCGTTCGCGCTGCCGCTGTCCCTGGTGCGCGAAATCCTGCCGATCGAGCACGACAAGATTCAGGAAGTGGGCGGCAAGGAAACCCTGGTGGTGCGTGGCGAAGTCCTGCCCGTCATCTCCCTGGCACGCCTCCTGGGCTGGCCCCTCGACCGTCATCCCGAATACGGGGTCTTCATGCAGACGGCGGAGCGCAGCTTCATCCTGGGGGTAGACAGCTTTGCCGGCCGGGACGACGCGGTCATCAAGTCCCTGGAAGACTTCCGTCCGCGGGGGGTGGCCGGCGTCACCACCCTGTCCAATGGCCAGATCGTCCTCATCCTGGACATGAAGGAATTGCTCAGCGACCTCGGGCAGCACCCGGACGTCGATCGCGGCATGCGGGCTCTGCAACTCGCCTGA
- a CDS encoding chemotaxis protein CheV, with protein MSDLLKNIDARTKLAGTNKLEILLFFLGEDQRTGRRETYGINVFKVREVMRTPPITAAPDMPASVEGMVSLRGVLVPVIDLAKYSGITATTPRDIMIVTEYAGHTQGFLVEGVDTILRLDWSKMRVPPEMLTAQTGGLVTAVTELDDGRLVMMMDVERILSETTSYDDDLMYRSVVQVNRPEATVFYCDDSSVARKQIERTLAVMGVKSVSAINGRQMWDELEKMAAYAQSIGKPAAELISLVLTDIEMPEMDGYILTKRMKSDPRFAGVPVIMHSSLSGMSNQKLGQSVGVDEYVPKFEPQRLSETLSRRLMGSVPAKAA; from the coding sequence ATGTCTGATCTGCTCAAGAACATCGACGCGAGAACCAAGCTTGCGGGGACCAACAAGCTCGAGATCCTGCTCTTCTTCCTGGGCGAGGACCAGCGCACCGGCCGTCGCGAAACCTACGGCATCAACGTCTTCAAAGTGCGCGAAGTGATGCGTACGCCGCCCATTACGGCGGCCCCCGACATGCCCGCGTCGGTGGAGGGTATGGTCAGCCTGCGCGGCGTTCTGGTTCCGGTCATCGATCTGGCCAAATACTCGGGAATCACGGCGACGACGCCCCGGGACATCATGATCGTCACCGAATACGCCGGGCACACCCAGGGTTTTCTGGTCGAGGGCGTCGATACCATCCTGCGCCTGGACTGGAGCAAGATGCGGGTGCCGCCTGAAATGCTGACCGCCCAGACCGGCGGTCTGGTCACCGCGGTGACCGAACTCGACGACGGCCGCCTGGTCATGATGATGGATGTCGAACGCATCCTGTCCGAAACCACCTCCTACGACGACGATCTCATGTACCGCAGCGTGGTCCAGGTGAATCGGCCCGAAGCCACCGTCTTCTATTGCGACGATTCCAGCGTGGCGCGCAAGCAGATCGAGCGTACGCTGGCCGTCATGGGGGTCAAGTCGGTTTCGGCCATCAACGGGCGGCAGATGTGGGACGAACTGGAGAAGATGGCTGCTTACGCCCAGTCCATCGGCAAGCCCGCCGCAGAACTCATCAGCCTCGTCCTCACCGATATCGAAATGCCGGAAATGGACGGCTACATTCTCACCAAGCGCATGAAGTCCGATCCGCGCTTTGCCGGCGTTCCGGTCATCATGCATTCCTCTCTTTCCGGCATGTCGAACCAGAAGCTTGGCCAGTCGGTGGGGGTGGATGAATACGTGCCCAAGTTCGAGCCCCAGCGTCTATCCGAGACGCTCTCCCGCCGCCTGATGGGCTCGGTTCCGGCCAAGGCCGCTTGA
- the cheY gene encoding chemotaxis response regulator CheY: protein MSADPKMRFLVVDDFSTMRRIVRNLLKELGYTNVDEAEDGAIALQKLQAGGFEFVVTDWNMPNMDGLTLLQTIRSTPNLKHLPVLMITAEAKKENIIAAAQAGASGYIVKPFTAGTLSEKLNKIFEKMGQG from the coding sequence ATGTCCGCTGATCCCAAAATGAGATTTCTCGTGGTGGATGACTTTTCCACCATGCGCCGTATCGTGCGCAACCTTCTGAAGGAACTGGGCTACACCAACGTCGATGAGGCCGAAGACGGGGCGATCGCCCTGCAAAAGCTCCAGGCCGGCGGCTTCGAGTTCGTGGTCACCGACTGGAACATGCCCAACATGGACGGCCTGACCCTGCTGCAAACCATCCGTTCTACCCCCAATCTGAAACACCTCCCCGTGCTGATGATCACGGCCGAGGCCAAGAAGGAGAACATCATCGCCGCCGCGCAGGCGGGCGCCAGTGGCTACATCGTCAAGCCCTTCACTGCTGGCACGCTGTCGGAAAAGCTGAACAAGATTTTTGAGAAGATGGGCCAGGGCTGA
- a CDS encoding STAS domain-containing protein: MQASVTKEGSKAVIKLSGRFDFNTHRDFRAAYEGLVGDAAVREVGVDFSGVDYLDSSALGMLLMLRDKVTGAGKDVLLVNVGGNVKQVLDIANFGKLFRIS; this comes from the coding sequence ATGCAGGCTAGCGTGACCAAGGAGGGGAGCAAAGCTGTCATCAAGCTTTCCGGCCGTTTCGATTTCAATACCCACCGCGATTTTCGCGCCGCCTACGAGGGCTTGGTGGGCGATGCCGCCGTCCGCGAGGTGGGGGTGGATTTTTCCGGCGTCGATTACCTGGACAGCTCGGCTCTGGGCATGCTGCTCATGCTGCGCGACAAGGTGACCGGTGCGGGCAAGGACGTCCTGCTGGTCAACGTCGGCGGCAATGTGAAGCAGGTGCTCGACATCGCCAATTTCGGCAAGCTGTTCCGCATTTCCTAA
- the cheZ gene encoding protein phosphatase CheZ, translating to MTANNDSNELEALFDSIASDVQHAAPVAAPAPVAAPAAPPAPAAAASAVGDNDDLQSLFDSVSNEYHAAATPEPEAAPAAPAEVGGWPQQESVFNRVGHMARQLHDTLRELGYEKLLEQTVSANVDAQDRLAYVANLTEQAACRVLNATDVAGPLVDEIENGARDLGARWDKVFANQLGVEEFKVLAAETRAFLNQKVPEKTRATHAQLTEIMMAQDFQDLTGQVIKKIVNLSQVLEQSMMGLLIEVVPEQKRTEEVNSLMNGPVISAEGRTDVVVDQGQVDDLLDSLGF from the coding sequence ATGACCGCCAATAACGATTCCAACGAACTGGAAGCCTTGTTCGACAGCATCGCTTCCGACGTCCAGCACGCCGCTCCGGTGGCCGCGCCTGCGCCCGTTGCGGCACCTGCCGCCCCCCCTGCGCCTGCCGCAGCGGCTTCAGCCGTTGGCGACAACGACGATTTGCAGTCGCTCTTCGATAGCGTGTCCAACGAATATCACGCTGCTGCGACCCCCGAGCCGGAAGCGGCGCCCGCAGCCCCTGCCGAGGTCGGCGGCTGGCCCCAGCAGGAGTCGGTATTCAACCGCGTCGGCCATATGGCGCGGCAGTTGCACGACACCCTGCGGGAACTGGGTTACGAGAAGCTCCTGGAGCAGACCGTATCAGCCAATGTGGACGCCCAGGACCGGCTGGCCTACGTGGCCAATCTGACCGAGCAGGCCGCCTGTCGCGTGCTCAACGCCACCGATGTCGCCGGCCCTCTGGTCGACGAGATCGAAAATGGGGCTCGGGATCTGGGCGCCCGTTGGGACAAGGTCTTTGCCAACCAGTTGGGGGTCGAGGAATTCAAGGTGCTGGCTGCCGAGACGCGGGCCTTCCTGAACCAGAAGGTGCCGGAGAAGACCCGGGCGACCCACGCCCAACTGACCGAAATCATGATGGCCCAGGACTTCCAGGATCTCACCGGGCAGGTCATCAAGAAAATCGTCAACCTGTCCCAGGTTCTCGAACAGAGCATGATGGGCCTGCTGATCGAAGTGGTGCCCGAGCAGAAGCGTACGGAAGAAGTGAACAGCCTGATGAACGGCCCGGTGATTTCCGCCGAAGGGCGCACCGACGTCGTCGTCGACCAGGGGCAGGTGGACGACCTGCTCGACAGTCTCGGATTCTGA